A portion of the Lolium rigidum isolate FL_2022 chromosome 1, APGP_CSIRO_Lrig_0.1, whole genome shotgun sequence genome contains these proteins:
- the LOC124684669 gene encoding calcium-binding protein KIC-like has protein sequence MASHQQPKQSQSVGFEDYLPVMAERLGEEGLMQELASGFRLLQDPASGLITFASLRRNAPLLGLGGMSDDDLRGMLAEGDFDGDGALSEMEFCVLMVRLSPELMDEPRRWLDDAVAQASQFKFTS, from the coding sequence ATGGCATCGCACCAGCAGCCCAAGCAATCTCAGTCGGTGGGGTTCGAGGACTACCTGCCGGTGATGGCGGAGCGTCTGGGCGAGGAAGGCCTGATGCAGGAGCTGGCCTCCGGGTTCCGGTTGCTGCAGGACCCCGCCTCGGGCCTCATCACCTTCGCCAGCCTCCGCCGCAACGCGCCGCTGCTGGGGCTGGGCGGCATGTCCGACGACGACCTCCGCGGGATGCTTGCCGAGggcgacttcgacggcgacggcgccctGAGCGAGATGGAGTTCTGCGTCCTCATGGTCAGGCTCAGCCCCGAGCTCATGGACGAGCCCAGGCGGTGGCTCGACGACGCCGTCGCGCAGGCGTCCCAGTTCAAGTTCACCAGCTAG